In Gossypium arboreum isolate Shixiya-1 chromosome 3, ASM2569848v2, whole genome shotgun sequence, the sequence GTGGTTAATGTTGtgatatacacaagcacatatgaTTATCTTGGAATCACAGATGTATTATTGGATTAGAAAAGCCCAATGAAAACAATCTTTAAAACTGAGTTAAAAACCAAAGCAAAGGAGAGTAGAATTTGGATTATTGATTGATTATAATAGATGGAAtcctaaataaaattattatttcgaTACTTTGCTACTCACttttgaacaaaataaacaaaaactaTGATTGGTAAAACCTTGGATGGCTCCCACTCAGTGTCCATCACCGCTGGATCCCAGATGTGGGAACTCGGGAAGTTGAAGAGAGGGAGGTGAAGCTGAAGCATCAACAAGGTGATTAcaatgttgttgtgtaggtttggCTCGACCTTTGAGCAGTGTAACAAGCCAACTTCCAACAGATTTGAAAGGGTGAGTGAGACCATTTTTAACCTGGAGGAGGAGTGATGCTTCAGAGACTTGCCAGAACAAAGTGACGACAATCATCACCAAAAGAAGGCCATGGGTTATGGTATTCTGCTTCTTTATTGCTTTAAGCTCTTTCACCAATTCTTCAACACCCATTCCCCCACGTCCACTGCCATTTTCACTTTTTGCCTCTGCTTTATCATCTTTAGCCCTTGGAAAATTTAACTCCTCAACTTCAGATTGCTTCAGGGTGTTATTTTCTTTTAATGATTCTAACTGTTCAACAACAGCATTACAACATTAAAAATAAATCCCAATGATGTTTAAATTAGTTCTTCAAGATGAAGAAAAACCCATTTTTGATGGGGGGGAATTAGAACTATGGAGTTGGCGAGTGTAAGGGCATCTTAAATGGGGATTTTGCAAACGAGGTCTGGTTAGTTCATATGAAGTTGCTCT encodes:
- the LOC108489576 gene encoding uncharacterized protein LOC108489576, with amino-acid sequence MESTQDIELINQEIQKLLEGTTVKDISENDNDHLLSRLFCQLESLKENNTLKQSEVEELNFPRAKDDKAEAKSENGSGRGGMGVEELVKELKAIKKQNTITHGLLLVMIVVTLFWQVSEASLLLQVKNGLTHPFKSVGSWLVTLLKGRAKPTQQHCNHLVDASASPPSLQLPEFPHLGSSGDGH